The following are encoded in a window of Crocosphaera sp. UHCC 0190 genomic DNA:
- a CDS encoding oligosaccharide flippase family protein, translated as MSSTKKQAINGTIWTLVGYGGSQVIRLVSNIILTRLLAPELFGLMALMNTFIQGLAMFSDVGIQPSIVRSPRGDDPTFLNTAWTIQVIRGFGLWLACCLIAWPVAQFYGDIQLLWLLPIVGLTTIAAGFNSTALATLNRKMKIGKLTIFDVGIQVFSLTFMTIWAYFQRTIWPLVGGSLLGSFVKSIGSHYLEPEISNRFTWDKESVKELTSFGRWIFLSTMMTFIASRADRLILAKLFSLEVLGVYTIAITFAEIPKSIIQSIAGKVIFPVISQNIELPRHQLRAKIIRSRKWILIALAFGVAILVSFGDLLIFGLYDQRYAQAAWMLPLIALGLWPLILYLTIGPSLMALGKPMYTAASTSAKAIFMIMGLPIGFKLGGILGVIIVIMLNDLPNYCIINYGLYREKLIAISQDVKLTMFLVSLILGFSSVRFFGGFGISISSIL; from the coding sequence ATGTCATCAACCAAAAAACAGGCTATTAACGGTACTATCTGGACATTAGTGGGTTATGGAGGCTCTCAAGTCATCCGTCTTGTCAGTAATATTATTCTGACTCGTTTGTTGGCACCAGAATTATTTGGCTTGATGGCTTTGATGAATACTTTTATTCAAGGACTTGCCATGTTTTCAGATGTGGGGATTCAGCCGAGTATTGTTCGCAGTCCGCGAGGAGATGACCCTACATTTCTTAACACGGCTTGGACTATACAAGTGATTAGAGGGTTTGGTTTATGGTTAGCTTGTTGTCTGATTGCTTGGCCAGTTGCCCAATTTTACGGAGACATTCAACTACTTTGGCTACTTCCAATTGTTGGTTTGACAACCATAGCCGCAGGATTTAACTCTACTGCTTTGGCAACCTTAAATCGCAAAATGAAAATAGGCAAGTTAACTATATTTGATGTGGGCATTCAAGTTTTTTCTCTAACTTTCATGACAATTTGGGCTTATTTTCAGCGCACCATTTGGCCTTTAGTTGGAGGGAGCCTATTAGGCAGTTTCGTAAAGAGTATTGGGAGTCATTACCTCGAACCAGAGATATCGAACCGATTTACTTGGGATAAAGAGTCAGTTAAGGAACTTACATCTTTTGGTCGCTGGATATTCCTATCCACAATGATGACTTTCATTGCTTCCCGTGCTGATAGACTAATACTGGCAAAGCTTTTCTCTTTAGAAGTACTGGGAGTATATACCATTGCGATAACATTTGCTGAAATACCCAAATCAATCATCCAATCAATAGCGGGAAAAGTTATTTTTCCGGTGATTTCTCAAAATATTGAATTACCCCGTCATCAACTGCGAGCCAAGATTATCAGATCACGAAAATGGATTTTGATCGCACTGGCATTTGGAGTCGCTATTTTGGTTAGCTTTGGAGACCTGCTAATTTTTGGATTGTATGACCAAAGGTATGCTCAAGCAGCTTGGATGTTGCCATTGATAGCACTTGGACTTTGGCCTCTCATTTTGTATCTGACAATTGGACCATCTTTGATGGCTTTGGGTAAGCCAATGTACACGGCAGCTTCTACTTCTGCTAAGGCTATTTTTATGATAATGGGATTACCGATCGGCTTTAAGCTTGGGGGTATTTTGGGAGTAATTATAGTTATTATGCTTAACGATTTGCCTAATTACTGTATAATCAATTATGGACTATACAGGGAAAAACTTATAGCTATCTCACAGGACGTTAAATTAACCATGTTTTTGGTAAGCCTCATTTTAGGGTTTTCCTCAGTTCGTTTCTTTGGGGGATTTGGTATTTCTATTTCTAGTATTTTGTGA
- a CDS encoding sulfotransferase domain-containing protein yields the protein MRLPDFIIIGSAKSATNTLYEYLFRHPQIYMSKPKEPEFFARDNKYDQGLECYASLFQEMQSHQIAGEASTIYTRYPQFPNCAERIAKNLPNVKLIYIMRDPIARAYSHYQQEIKGQQNKKIQLKILETFEEKIYRDSMVLDSSNYMLQIEQYLPLFPRESFLFIIMDDFLNNIASTLAEVCRFLEVDDKVDLMQENEPIAANEAKTHAKWFLRSRMTEPLKRIPGVKNLATLFPQKIRDQVYENFIVNLPYKQKMEKEYLPQPMLPETRQKLLEYFREPNQRLSEFLARDLSHWNQ from the coding sequence ATGCGATTACCCGACTTTATTATTATTGGTTCTGCTAAATCAGCCACCAATACACTATATGAATACTTGTTTCGTCATCCTCAGATTTATATGAGTAAACCAAAAGAACCAGAATTTTTTGCCAGAGATAACAAGTATGATCAAGGATTAGAGTGTTATGCTTCGTTATTTCAAGAAATGCAATCACATCAAATTGCTGGAGAAGCTTCAACAATTTACACAAGATATCCACAGTTTCCCAATTGCGCTGAGAGAATCGCAAAAAATCTGCCTAATGTTAAGCTCATTTATATTATGCGAGACCCAATTGCGCGAGCTTATTCACATTATCAACAAGAAATTAAAGGACAGCAAAATAAAAAAATACAATTGAAAATTTTAGAAACTTTTGAAGAAAAAATTTATCGAGACTCTATGGTTCTTGATAGTAGTAACTATATGTTACAAATAGAGCAATACTTGCCGTTATTCCCGAGAGAATCTTTTTTGTTTATTATAATGGATGATTTCTTGAATAATATTGCAAGTACCTTAGCTGAAGTATGTCGTTTTCTTGAAGTTGATGATAAAGTTGACTTAATGCAAGAAAATGAACCCATTGCTGCCAATGAAGCTAAAACTCACGCTAAATGGTTCCTCCGTTCTCGTATGACAGAGCCTCTCAAAAGAATTCCAGGCGTAAAAAATTTAGCCACCTTGTTTCCACAAAAAATCAGGGATCAGGTCTATGAAAATTTTATTGTTAATTTACCTTATAAACAAAAAATGGAAAAGGAATATTTACCGCAACCAATGCTACCAGAAACCCGACAAAAGTTGCTTGAATATTTTCGAGAACCGAACCAGAGACTTAGTGAGTTTTTGGCTAGAGACTTATCTCACTGGAATCAGTAA